GACGGGCCGGACGGGTTCTTCGACTTCCTCGGGATGCGACTGGGCCCGGCGATGCGCGCCGACGCTCTCACGTTCGATCCGTATGCGCGAGCCGCGGCCTACGACGGCCCGGCCCTGCTGCTGCACGGCACGGCCGACTTCGTCCCGGTGCGCTACGCCCAGCGTTACGCCGAGGCGGACGTCTTCGGCGAGCGCGCCGTGGTCGTCGTCGTGGACGGCGCCGACCACGGCTGGGCGCAACTGCCTCAGCGTGACGAACTGATCGCCCGCACCGTCTCCTTCATCCAGTCCCACTCCGAGAGGACCGCTTCGTGACCACCCCCCTGACCCCGTCCCGGATCGGCATCGGCGAGGTCGTGCGCCTCGGAGACGCCGAGGTGCTGCTCGAAGGGCACCTCGACGTCGATGACAGTCGCGGCATCCGCCCCCTGCGCCTGCCCCGCCGCACGTGGGCGCACTTCCCGCCGAACGGCGAGATCCTTCGCGCGATCACGGCCAACGCGAGCGGCGTGCGCGTGCGGTTCACGACGGCAGCGACCACGCTGAGCCTGACGATGCGGTGCACCCAGCTGCACTTCGCCGAGCTCGCCGGCCCGGTCAACGACGTGGTCGTGGAGGTCGAGGGCGAGCCGGTGCACGTCGTGCGCGCCCCCGTCACCGACATCCGTCGACTCTCGTGGATCGGGGATGCCGCGACCGACGAGCCCGCGAGCGAACCCGCGACGCTGGAGATCGCGCTCGGCGGCGCGGGCGGCCCAGGTCCGCGCACGGTGACCGTCTGGCTGCCACAGGGGATGATCGTCGACCTCCTCGATCTTCGCGCCGACGCCCCCGTGGTCGCAGCGGAGCCCTCCCCGGCACCCGTCTGGATCCACCACGGCAGCTCGATCAGCCACTGCGTCGAGACGCCCTCGCCGACCGGGGTGTGGCCGGTGATCGCGGCGCGCACGAGCGATCTGTCGCTCATCAACCTCGGCTTCGGCGGGCAGTGCATGCTCGATCCGTTCGTCGCCGACACGATCGCCGCCACGCCCGCCGACGTCATCACGCTCAAGGTGGGCATCAACATCGTGGGCGCGCGCTCGTTCGATCAGCGCACGTTCACGCCCGCGGTGCACGGCTTCCTCGACCGGGTGCGCGCCGGTCATCCCGACACCCCGATCGTGCTGGCGTCGTCGATCCTGTGGCCGGGCAGTGAGGACACGCCGGGCCCCTCCGACGTGGAGTTCTTCGACGACGGGCATGTCCGTTGCTACGCCGCCGGGGACGCCGACGACGTCGCCCGCGGTGCGCTGACCATGACCGAGTCGCGGCGACAGCTGGCCGAGGTGGTGCGGGTGCGCGCGGCATCCGGGGAACGGATCGCGTACCTCGACGGGCTGAGCCTGTACGGCGCCGACGACCAGGAGCGCTACACGCTGCCCGACAGCCTGCATCCCGACACGGAGCTGTATGCCGAGATCGCCGCGCGCTTCGCCGCCGCCGTGTTCGGTGCCGACGGACTCGTCCCCCGCGCCCGACTAGGCTGAAACTGCCCGCCCCCGCACGGGCGGAGGAGACATCGTGAACGCGACCGAGCAGACGCTGCTGTTCGCCTCGACCGGCCTGGTGCTGGTCGGGACGCTGGTGGTGTTCGTCGTGCAGTTCATCCGCGGTCGCGGGCGCGACAGCGGCGACGGGAGCGACCAGTGATCGCCATCGTCTTCGTCGTGACCGCGATGGCGCTGCTGATCGTCGCACTCGTGCTCTTCGTGCGGGGCCGCCGCGATGCGCCGCAGGGAACCCCGCTGCCCAACGGCCGCGGCATCCTCCTGCTCACCCTCGCCGGCCTCGTGCTCGCGCTGGCGTCGCAGCTGCCCGTCTTCCACTGAGCGCGCCGTCGCCTTGAGCTCGGCCGCTCCGCGACGTAGCGTGAAACCGCCCGATCTCCATCGACCGAAGGGGACACAGTGACGACGCCGAACCCGTTCCTGTTCTGGATGAGCTTCGCGATCATGATGGTCATCGTGGTCGGTGGCGGAGTTGCGCTCGGTATCTCGACGCAGCAGTATGCCCTCGCTTTTGCCCTCCAGCTGATCATCGCCGGCGCGTGGGTCGCCATGTTCTTCCGCTACCGCCCGCGCCGCGCACCGCAACAGAATCGGATGCCGACAACGGATACGGAGGCGTGAGCTCGCGGCATCCGAATCCGATGCTGATCTCCGAATCCGTTGCGCCAGAGGGACCGTTAGAGGCGCCGCGCTACTGGGCCTGCAGTCCCAGGTCGTCGAGGTCGATGATCGAGCGCCACTCATAGCCGGCGGCCTCCACCGCCGCCTGCGCGCCGGTCTTGCGATCGACGACCGTGACGACCGCCACGATCTCGGCACCGGCAGCCGCGACGACCTCGGCGGCCTTCAGGGGCGAGCCGCCCGTCGTGGAGGTGTCCTCGACGATGACGACACGCTTGCCGGTCACCTCGGCGCCCTCGATCTGGCGACCGCGGCCGTGGTCCTTCGGCTCCTTGCGCACGACGAACGCATCCACGGGCGTGCCGGCGGCGACCGACGCGTGCATGACGGCGTTCGCGATCGGGTCCGCGCCCAGGGTGAGGCCGCCCACGGCATCCGCGTTCAGGTCACGCACCGCGTCGAGCACGAGCCGGCCGATCGCGGGAGCCGCGCGGTGGTCGAGCGTGAGCTTGCGCATGTCGACGTAGTACGTCGCCTTCTTGCCGCTGGAGAGCGTGAAGTCGCCGTGGAAGACGGCTTCGGCGGCGATGAGGTCGACGAGGGCGCGACGCTCGGACTCGAGCTCGGGCGTGGAGGCGGCGGTCATGCTGAAGAGTCTACGGAAGCGAAGAACCGGGATTATTTCCGCAGCATCTCTGCCCGCGGCATCCACCCCGCACCCTAGAGTCGGGAACGTCACCCGGCGCGGTGCCCGGGCGATCCCGGGCGCTGCGGCCGACCGGATCGAAGGAGCACCATGGCCCGTATCGGCATCGTCCGCGAGCGCCCCGGCGAGACCCGCGTCGCCGCCTCCCCCACCACCGTCGGCAAGATCCGCGCGCTCGGCTACGACGTGAGCGTCGAGGCCGGCGCCGGCGCCGCATCGTCGTTCCCGGATGCCGCGTACACCGCCGCCGGCGCCGCCATCGCCACCCGCGACGAGGCCTGGGGCGCCGATGTCGTCCTGTCGGTCGCGGCCCCCACGGATGCCGAGATCGCGCTGCTGCAGCCGGGGGCGACGCTCGTCGGCATCCTGAGCCCCGCGCTCAGCCCCGACCTGCTCGCCGCCCTCGCCGCCCGCGGTGTCACGGCCCTCGCCATGGACGCCGTGCCCCGCATCTCGCGCGCGCAGTCGATGGACGTGCTCAGCTCGATGGCCAACATCGCCGGCTACCGCGCGGTCGTCGAGGCCGCGAACGAGTTCGGCCGCTTCTTCACCGGACAGGTCACCGCCGCCGGCAAGGTGCCGCCCGCGAAGGTGCTGGTCGCCGGGGCCGGCGTCGCCGGTCTGGCCGCGATCGGCGCCGCGTCGAGCCTCGGCGCGATCGTCCGCGCCACCGATCCCCGCCCCGAGGTCGCCGACCAGGTCGCGTCGATCGGCGGCACCTACCTCGAGGTCGTCGTGCCCGACGAGCAGAAGGAGGTCTCGGCCGACGGCTACGCCAAGGCCACCAGTGCCGCCTACGACGCCGCGGCCGCCAAGCTCTACAGCGACCAGGCCGCCGACGTCGACATCGTGATCACGACGGCGCTCATCCCGGGTCGTGCCGCCCCGCGCCTGCTCACGGCCGCCGACGTCGCCGCGATGAAGCCCGGCAGCGTCATCGTCGACATGGCCGCGGGCCAGGGCGGAAACGTCGAGGGCTCGGTGGCGGGCCAGCGCATCGTCACCGACGGTGGCGTCATCATCCTCGGCTACACCGATCTCGCCGGCCGCCTCCCTCAGCAGGCGTCGCAGCTCTACGGAACCAACCTGGTGAACCTCCTCGCCCTCCTCACCCCGGGCAAAGACGGGCAGCTCGCGATCGACGACACCGACGTCGTGCAGCGCGCCGTCACCGTCACGCGTGACGGCGCCGTCACCTGGCCGCCGCCTCCCGTGCAGGTCTCTGCCGCGCTAACGAAGCCCGGGACGGATGCCGCGGCATCCACTCCCGCGCCGGCCGCCAAGAAGGGGCTCTCGGCGGGAGCGAAGACCGGCCTGATCGTCGCCGGCGTCGCCGCACTGTTCCTCGTGTGCGCCGTCGCGCCCGCACCCCTGCCGCAGCACATCCTCGTGCTCACGCTGTCGGTCGTGATCGGGTTCTACGTCATCGGCAAGGTCGCCCACGCCCTGCACACTCCACTGATGAGCGTGACCAACGCGATCAGCGGCATCATCGTCGTCGGCGCCATGAGCCAGATCGTCGTGCCGAACCCCGTCGTGCAGGTGCTCGCGGCGATCGCGGTGCTCCTGGCATCCATCAACATCTTCGGAGGCTTCGCGGTGACCCGTCGCATGCTCGCCATGTTCCAGAAGGGTGACCAGAAGTGACCATCGTCGCCACCTCCGAGACGGCCGGGGCCCTCGCGCTCGCCCAGTCCGTCTCGACGGCCGCCTACATCGTCGCGGCCCTGCTGTTCATCCTCGCCCTCGCCGGCCTCAGCAAACAGGAGACTGCCCGCCGCGGCGTCGTCTACGGCATCGTCGGCATGACGATCGCCCTCCTCGCCACCCTCGTGCTCGTCGTCGCGAACGGCACCCTCGCGTCGGAGGGTGCGACCGCCGCGCTCGGCATCGGCCTCCTCGTCGCCGCGGTCCTGGTCGGCGGCGCCATCGGGCTGTGGCGGGCGCGCGTGGTCGAGATGACCGGCATGCCCGAGCTCATCGCCCTGCTGCACTCCTTCGTCGGCCTCGCGGCCGTGCTCGTCGGCTGGAACGGCAGCCTCTACGCCGAAGGGTTGCCGGAGGAACTGGTCGGCATCCACCACGCCGAGGTGTTCATCGGCGTCTTCATCGGCGCCGTGACCTTCACGGGGTCGATCGTCGCCTTCCTCAAGCTCTCGGGCCGGATGTCGTCGAAGCCGCTCATGCTGCCCGGCAAGAACGCCCTCAACATCGGCGCCCTGGCACTGTTCGTCGTGCTGACCGTCTGGTATGTCGCGACCCCGTCGATCTGGCTGCTCGTCGCCGTGACCGTGCTGGCCCTCGCGCTCGGCTGGCACCTGGTCGCCTCGATCGGCGGCGGCGACATGCCGGTCGTCGTCTCGATGCTCAACAGCTACTCCGGCTGGGCCGCGGCCGCGGCGGGCTTCCTCCTCAACAACGACCTCCTGATCGTCACCGGCGCCCTCGTCGGCTCGTCCGGTGCGTACCTGTCGTACATCATGTGCAAGGCCATGAACCGGTCGTTCCTCTCGGTGATCGCAGGCGGCTTCGGCATCGAGGCGCCCCGAAGTGCCGACGCCGAAGAGGGCGAACACCACGAGACGGATGCCGCGGCCGTCGCCGAGCTCCTCCGTGACGCGCGGTCGGTCATCATCACCCCCGGCTACGGCATGGCCGTCGCCCAAGCGCAATACCCGGTCGCCGACCTCACGAAGCGGCTGCGCGAGCGCGGCGTCGAGGTGCGCTTCGG
The sequence above is a segment of the Microbacterium sp. PM5 genome. Coding sequences within it:
- a CDS encoding GDSL-type esterase/lipase family protein; protein product: MTTPLTPSRIGIGEVVRLGDAEVLLEGHLDVDDSRGIRPLRLPRRTWAHFPPNGEILRAITANASGVRVRFTTAATTLSLTMRCTQLHFAELAGPVNDVVVEVEGEPVHVVRAPVTDIRRLSWIGDAATDEPASEPATLEIALGGAGGPGPRTVTVWLPQGMIVDLLDLRADAPVVAAEPSPAPVWIHHGSSISHCVETPSPTGVWPVIAARTSDLSLINLGFGGQCMLDPFVADTIAATPADVITLKVGINIVGARSFDQRTFTPAVHGFLDRVRAGHPDTPIVLASSILWPGSEDTPGPSDVEFFDDGHVRCYAAGDADDVARGALTMTESRRQLAEVVRVRAASGERIAYLDGLSLYGADDQERYTLPDSLHPDTELYAEIAARFAAAVFGADGLVPRARLG
- a CDS encoding Re/Si-specific NAD(P)(+) transhydrogenase subunit alpha, coding for MARIGIVRERPGETRVAASPTTVGKIRALGYDVSVEAGAGAASSFPDAAYTAAGAAIATRDEAWGADVVLSVAAPTDAEIALLQPGATLVGILSPALSPDLLAALAARGVTALAMDAVPRISRAQSMDVLSSMANIAGYRAVVEAANEFGRFFTGQVTAAGKVPPAKVLVAGAGVAGLAAIGAASSLGAIVRATDPRPEVADQVASIGGTYLEVVVPDEQKEVSADGYAKATSAAYDAAAAKLYSDQAADVDIVITTALIPGRAAPRLLTAADVAAMKPGSVIVDMAAGQGGNVEGSVAGQRIVTDGGVIILGYTDLAGRLPQQASQLYGTNLVNLLALLTPGKDGQLAIDDTDVVQRAVTVTRDGAVTWPPPPVQVSAALTKPGTDAAASTPAPAAKKGLSAGAKTGLIVAGVAALFLVCAVAPAPLPQHILVLTLSVVIGFYVIGKVAHALHTPLMSVTNAISGIIVVGAMSQIVVPNPVVQVLAAIAVLLASINIFGGFAVTRRMLAMFQKGDQK
- the pyrE gene encoding orotate phosphoribosyltransferase, producing MTAASTPELESERRALVDLIAAEAVFHGDFTLSSGKKATYYVDMRKLTLDHRAAPAIGRLVLDAVRDLNADAVGGLTLGADPIANAVMHASVAAGTPVDAFVVRKEPKDHGRGRQIEGAEVTGKRVVIVEDTSTTGGSPLKAAEVVAAAGAEIVAVVTVVDRKTGAQAAVEAAGYEWRSIIDLDDLGLQAQ
- the pntB gene encoding Re/Si-specific NAD(P)(+) transhydrogenase subunit beta, whose translation is MVATSETAGALALAQSVSTAAYIVAALLFILALAGLSKQETARRGVVYGIVGMTIALLATLVLVVANGTLASEGATAALGIGLLVAAVLVGGAIGLWRARVVEMTGMPELIALLHSFVGLAAVLVGWNGSLYAEGLPEELVGIHHAEVFIGVFIGAVTFTGSIVAFLKLSGRMSSKPLMLPGKNALNIGALALFVVLTVWYVATPSIWLLVAVTVLALALGWHLVASIGGGDMPVVVSMLNSYSGWAAAAAGFLLNNDLLIVTGALVGSSGAYLSYIMCKAMNRSFLSVIAGGFGIEAPRSADAEEGEHHETDAAAVAELLRDARSVIITPGYGMAVAQAQYPVADLTKRLRERGVEVRFGIHPVAGRLPGHMNVLLAEAKVPYDIVLELDEINDDFADTDVVLVIGANDTVNPAAAEDPGSPIAGMPVLHVWEARSVVVFKRSMASGYAGVQNPLFFRDNTQMLFGDAKQRVEDILRAL